The segment AATTGCATTAAATAATATCTTCtttaggggcgcgtgggtggcaaagcgtccaacttcagctcaggtcatgctcttgcagtCCATGAAGtttgagcctgtgttgggctctgtgctgaaagcttatAGTctggcctgtttcagattctgtgtttccctctctttctgcccctccccagctcaccctctgtctctctctctaaaataaacaaacattaaaaatttttttaaataatattttctttaatgagtgGATGTTAGACTTACTGTAATAATTTTTCAGtatatattattgaattatattgtacatctgaaactaatataatgctacatattcaattaaaaaaaaactactggaaCATACAGGATTATTTTTGTCactgttttatataaattatgatcCTGTCATGTACTCATCTCCTCTGGCTTATTTACCTTTAACCCTTCACATCAACTACTTTAATTCATCCTTTTTAATAGCTATATAATATTTCACGACATGGGTGTACCACATGTGCTCATTCATTGCCCCATCAAGGAGCATTCtgtttttcagggttttttaaaaaatatattcatttctttttttttttaggagagtacaagtgggggaggagcagagagagggggacagaggatctgaagcaggctctggctggcaggctaacagcagcgagcccgatgtggggctcatatacataaactgcgagatcatgacctgagctgaagtcagatgctcaactgactgagccatccaggcactcgttttcagttttgatttattttatttcactgctATGactaatgctacaataaatatttatacatatccccccaaatgatatttttgatatcttttttaacttttatttcatttatataggATTAGATATGGTACTGTGGGAATTGTCTCTCCTAAAATGTATGTATTGAAGGCTTAaccccccaatgtgactgtacttAGTGTTGGAGCCTTCAGGGGGTAATTAAGACTAAATAAGGTCACAGGATGGGGCCCTAATCCCAGAGAGATGGTGTTCTTGTAAGAGGAAGAAACActcttttctcccccccaccccctgcttccctccccctttctctttctctctctctcaccacatGCTCACGGAAGAAAGGCCAGGTGAGTATACAGTGAGAAAGTGGCAAtctacaaaccaggaagagagctttcATCAGAAATGGAATCATCCAGCAACTTAATCTGGgactcccagcccccagaactgagagaaaataaatatctgttgtttaagccacctggtttATGGTATTTCGTTATGGCAACCCGAGCTGATTAATACATATGAGTACATTcagtttttaatattcttattgtttatttccaaacttctctattctctttcctatttttaatttaattttagtttttcataatatccttTCTTAAAAGAATGGATTCTGGACACGGATTGTCTTTTACTTTGGTCAAATTTCTTAACTTTCTTTGattcaattttctaaaatgtaaaaggggaacaatattaacatttatttcctcATAAGATTGTTATGAAGAATTAACACATTGATATATAAAGTCCTTTAAACATACATGGATTTCTAAACTTACTGTTATAAAGTTTCTATcttattcctttctgttttttaaataattatagttTTCAACAAATTAAATCAAacctttctatttctctctcattctaaCATAGCTCTTTCGTGTCCTTTAAAAGACACCCCCCccctttctaatttcttcttgcCACAGACTCCTTTCCCCTGGTAGATAGAGCTTCACAAACTCATCGTTATTCTTCCTTATAAAGGGTAGTCAAACAGACCATCTATTGAGATTCCCACCAGATCAATTGACAATTGATTCCATTTGGTCACTAGGCAACATATTTTGGGAAAAGAATGTTGTGAATACTGTTTTTGCCTTGATTCTCCAGGAATAAAAATTCTCCAAATCATCTTCTGCTTTGTTCTAGTATCTATGTGAGCCTAAAATAGCATTCATATCGTCTGTCTTTGCTTGTCACGTTCGTCATGCCATAGATTCTAAGTATAGAATCTGTAGCAAGATCCTGTTGATAGAAGATGCACATTTATATGTTTAGAAACAATAtcgagaaagaaagaatgtttgGAAATAACATCAAGGAAGATAGGttgccaaaataaacaaataaaaaacgaaaggaagaaaagaaaaccggTTCAAGCTGAAACACCCTGGCAACAGTTTCTCCTTACCAGTTTGCGCTTCAGATTCTCACCATCCTTTGTAGAACTGGGGCATTCTTCAGGCTCTTTTTCCACAATGGCCACTAGGGGGCACTGCCTATCAGCCGTGAGGGAGGTAAGCAGCGAGTCCCTAACTTGGGGGAAGGACTGAGGTGAAATATGACAGTAGGGTCAGCCAGCACCAGGGGAAACTAAGATATAACTAAATGTCTCAAGGCAAGATTTCGCTGCAAccaaaaatgaagtttaaaaaagacTTGTTAAAATGTGGTGGGTGTTCGCTCTAGATTTTATTCTCCTCCCACTCACTCTGAACATAGATGTTGTAATTGACTTGTAGCTTTATGGCTGCATGTGCCTTAAATTATATCATCAGTGTGTTACCCAACATTTTGGTACAAATTGCGTTTCTGAAATTCAAAATCTACTTAAATGATGATGGGTGGTTTCACTATTAAAAGATGGCATAGGTAGGTTTGGGAAAAGTTGCTTTAGGAAAGCAAAATATTACTTAATGTTTGAACACACCTGCAAATTCCTTAAGTTGATTTAAAGTGTGACACATTGCGAAGCTACTTGAAGCTTGATTCATTAGACCTACATACTATCCAATTAGACCACTGGCAAAGCATGAATTCAATTAGACCACTGGCAAAGCAAGAATTCAATTTCCAAATCCCTAAGCAGTCATTTAGTGCATCCACCGATTCTGCTCATGGGCCACCGATGCTTCCTCTGAGCGCCTTGAAGCTGCAGTCTGTGATCGCCCGCAACTTCTTACATTGCAATTCTACCCTCTCCTTACCTACCTCGGAATGCTCAGATTTCAAGACCGCAGGGGGCATTTTTTGAATGCATGTTAATGTGCGTATGTGTGGTTTGTCTATGTAAACAGCTTTACATTTTAACGTTTATCTCTGGCAACTCAGTGGCAAGTAGTGGTTTTACATTTGCTGTGGCTAAATGGGTACTGAATTCATCAGCCTGAGTTACACAGGGCTTCAAGCACGGGTTCTAACCTCATGTATCTGCAGAAATTTTCAGCTGACTTTCAGCACTATACTCTCCTGCATTGTCTCTAACATCAAGGACTGTTCCTCTTCAACATCCTTTACTTCCCTTTTTTCGCTGATGTCAGAACTGTAGCATGCCCAGGGGACAGACATGAGACCtatttccttctgtgtctgcctcATTTCCTTGGTTATCTCCTCCAGCTTAGTGATTATTAAAGCCACTTACAGGCTAACAATTGACAAATTTATATCTCGAGGCTATTCCTCTCCCATATATTCCAAATTCTTACGTCCAAATGCCTACCTGACATGTCCACTTGAGTGGCCAATAAATACCTCAAACTTGCGTACCAAACTAAACTGCTGATCTTTCCTCCAAAACTTCGTCCCTAAGTTTAAAGCAACTTCCCACTCCTCAGGTGAAAAAGACTGGACTCCCCATGCCTCTTTATCTCTCATCTTAAGTTATATTCGTGTAACTTAATCCATATATTCTATTTATCCATAAGTTATATTTATAAAGACATTTGTagcttacaaaatatttttaaagatacttgtTTCATTTGGGCTTCATACTTCTCCACCTTGATAagcagaaaaagataaagaaactgagtctcTAGTAGGTTAGGTAATTTATTCATGGTCACACAGTGTGGAGTTGAGCCTTAAATTCACATCATCAGATTAAGTTCCAGGAAACTTTTGCTAGTCTTAGAACTAGTGCTGGggactcctgggtagctcagtcaattaagcatctgactggttcagctcatgatatcacggtttgtgggtctgagtcccacgttgggctctcagctgtcagcacagagcccgctttggattttctgtcccctctgtctctgcccctcccctgcttgcattttgtctctctcgctctctctctctctccctccctctcaaaaataagcattaaaaaaaaggactagTTCTGAACATTAAGTCCACCAGCCCATTTCAAAATGAGAATAAGACTGATGAAGTAATTTTTCACAAAGCTCGaagtatttcatttaaagaaGTGTCCTTTCTTCttagatgtatcatttgcaataTCTGATGTCATAATGTCCTCTATTTTATAATAGTAATAGTATTCATACTTGTCTtaataaggcaaaataaaaagttaattcctATCTGGCAAATATTATGATCTATAACATGCAGAGTCTGGAAATCGCTGAATATACTCTCATATCTCATGTCACAAGATGTAGGGAGCAAGTTGCATTCTCACtaacatatttttcttctagtctATACTTGGGTTTTAGAGTCTGcttttttttgtatctgtgtaATGCAAATTAATAACTCCAAAATAGGAAGGCCTAAACAGACACCTTCTGTATGTGTGCCTCATGCATGAAGCTCCTTTCTGGTTCTCTGCTTCTATTGAGGAATTTTGATTATAATTTGGGAAgtgtaaaaaaaatcatattactttTGGGTGAACAGTGGTGTCCATATTACTAAAAAGTTCAAAGGGAATGATGATTACATTTAGGGAATTGTCTCTGAATCCTATTAAAATGCTGTTGAATATAATCATTTATCGATCTCTCCCTCCCAAATCCTACTGAAATGATGGAGCAGATATACGTACACATACAGCAGTATGAGTAACTGGAGAATAATACCACCAGCTGATCAGAGCAGTGAAGAATTTCTGGAAGAgtagattcattcatttattcaacaactatttattgagggcttattAAATGCCACGCACTCTTCTAGATAATGGAAATACTGCAGTATTTCAACATCTTGTTGAATGTCCTTGTTCTCATAAATCTTACATTATTGAAAGGCAAATAAggcaatgttttttaaaaaaaagaatgagtcagATTGAGGTAACTGCAATGCAAATAATTAAGAGAAGTTAATGTGATAGAAAAATTACTGAGTGGTTGCTCTAATTTGGATAATTATGAAAGAGCTCTTTGAAAAGCTGATATGTTAGTTGAGAGCTGAACAAGAAGGAGCCAGCTGTTCAAAGATCATGGGGAGAACACTTCTGTGAGTGAGAAGAGCTTGTGCAAAGACCCCCCAAATAGGAGTAATCTTCCCATGTTTGAAAATCTAAAAGAAGGTAAGAGAATTGAAGGTTAAAAAGCAggccataggggcgcctgggtggcgcagtcggttaagcgtccgacttcagccaggtcacgatctcgcggtccgggagttcgagccccgcatcaggcaggctctggggctgatggctcagagcctggagcctgtttccgattctgtgtctccctctctctctgcccctcgcccgttcatgctctgtctctctctgtcccaaaaaataaataaacgttgaaaaaaaaattaaaaaaaaaaaaaagcaggccaTAGAGGGAAGCAGAGGTCAGACCATGCCAGGTTTTGTAAACCAGATAGGAGTTTGGTTTTTATTCTAAATAGGATGGGAAGCCATTGGACAAACATAGGTGGCAAAGTAGCATGATGTGATATGTGATTTCAAAAGCCTGCTCTGattaaattttggaaaatgaattGTAGGAGGTGGTATATGGATTTGGATAATGTTAGCTGTAATTACAgaaaacctaaacctaacctaaaaaatattaggggcacctgggtgactcagtcagctgagtgtcctactttggctcaggtcatggtctcaccattggtgagttcgagccccacacagggctctctgttgtcagcctgtcagcacagagtctgcttcagatcctctgtgcccctctctttgcccctcccccatttgtgctgtccaccaaaaaaaaaaagtgtgtgtgtgtgtgtgtgtgtgtgtgtatatatatatatatatgtatgtatataaacccATAATGTAAAAAGTCCATCAATAGGACATCTTCAGCACTATCATTGCCTCAGCAATAATATCAAGGACTAGAGcccttttatcttttcattttgatattatTGGTGTGATATTATTGGTATTTGATATTATTGGCTCTGTCTCCGTGACTTCTCCCGCCATCGGTTGCCAGGTACCTTCAGTGGCACCAGATCGCAAGTGCAGACACAGCAATGAACGAAGGAATAAGCCTCCCAGTAGACCTTCTTTCAGATGTGCCTTTATATTAATGGCTATAAAGATTTCTAGTGGAGTGAAAACACCTTTACTTTCTCCCAAAATTTGTCAGTCAGAACTTCCAATTCGTacaccaaaaaatcaaataactgaGTTCCAAGTTCTTAATTTAGGAACCAGAAGACAGTGAGGTGTAATTAATGCCCTTAAAGAAATTTTTGAGGATACTGCATTCATAGAAATGAACGGgcttcatttttgaaaagaacaattagactctaaaaataaaagcccCATTGCAGAGGCAAGAAACAGATGGGCTAAAATCACAGAACCAACACAGCTGATGGCTGAACTTCTAAGCTAGAAGACAGTCAACAAAGAGTGCATCGCTGTTGTAAGCCCCTAAAGTACttataaaatttcataaattcaaaacaaaaagtgaaaaataaggtTTATTAACAGAAAAAGGACAGCCAAACACCATCTACCTggaaagtattttcttaaaaaaggcAATTAAGAAGTGAAAGTATGTATAAAGAGGAATTGAAAACTAATACTCCAGCTAACTACATTTACACCAGCCATGCTGGTCATCTCTCTGGGAATGGCTGATTCTTTACTGAATGGATGATAGCACCATATACAGAAATAGGAAGGATGAGGCCAAAACATGATTTAGAAGAGAGACATTTTaccataaatacattaattaggAAATGAGAATCTTTAGAGATAAATCAACCATGCTTTCAACTTGACAACAAGATGAACAaatcacaaaaaaagacaaaaatatttcatttggaatttgatttgggggaaatttttcagaaaattgaCTTGATAGAATCATACATCTTCATGAAACAACATGTAATTCTCTATTTCACTGAAATggcaataaaagatttttaaagcaaatacaaaaGATTTCATAGCTGTGGAAAAAAACTTTGCTCCTTTAATATTGAGAAGATACAGTTCTCTAAAGTAATCAAACACCTGATACAAACAGCATGAGGCAGGGGAAATCATTTTGATGAAACacaatctttggggcacctgggtggctcattcagttaaacctcctgctcttgattttggctgaggtcacgacctcacggttggtgagtttgagcccctgttgggctctgagctggcagtgcagagcctacttggaattctctctctccccctctctctctgcccttcccttgcttgcgttcctctctctctcaaaataaatacataaactttaaaaaaaaaacattaaaaatataacaaaaagtaaaaaaaaaaaaaaatacccacaatttttgttttcaaggCAGAGTacctgaaagaaacaaaacaacacttcCATAACCTGGTAGCAGCAGTGATCCATAATCTAAGAAAATTTATCCTCATTTGCAGTTGAAGCAAATTAAGCTgtagttttatataaatacacaacTGTTATTAAAGATTACCTTTTGGCCCTTCCAGCGCGCCGCGGGTGGGGAGGTGATGGGGCCGCGCCGCAGGGgccgcgccgccccccccccccccccccccccccccccccgccgcctctGCGGCCCTGCAGGCTTCCACTGGCACTTCCGGTTCTGCCCGCGTTGCAGCTCACGGCCCCGCCTCCAGGCCCCAGGAAGATTACGCTCTAGGGGAGCGAGGACGAGGGTGGGGGTGCGGCATGCGCACCGCTGTCTCTGACCTCTACTTGGAGCACTTGCTGCAGAAGCACAGCCAGCCCGAGGCTGCTCATACCAGGCGAACGCTGTGACCGAGGGCATGTACACCAATGGCTGGGCTGCCCCAGGAAGGCTTGCCCAGGCCAAGGGGCAGGACATACAGAAGGTGGGACTCATCCAGTTCGAGACGGTCACCCAAGAGCCCATGGGAATCATCCTGAAGCTGAACGACAAGCAGTCCTGTACTGTGGCCATGATTCACAGACAAGGCTCCCTTCACGTTGGGGATGAGAGCCTAGAAATCAATGGCACAAACGCAACTAATCACTCAGTAGAGCGGCTGCAGAAGgcaatgaaagaaaccaaaggaacGATCTCATTAAAAGTAATTCCCAACCAGCAGAATCATCTTCCTGCACTACAGATGGTCATGAGAGCCAAGTTTGACTATGACCCCAAAAAGGACCACCTGATCCCCTGCAAGGAGGCGGGGCTGAAGTTTGTTACCAGGGACATCATCAAGATACTCAGCAAAGACGACAGTAACTGGTGGCAAGGGCAGGTGGAAGCTTCCTCCAAGGAGTCAGCTGGATTGATCCTTTCTCCTGAGCTGCAGGAATGGCGAGTGGCAagcgtggctcagtctgctgcGAGCGAAGCCCCAAGCTGCAGTCCCTTCGGGAAGAAGTACAAAGACCAGTACCTGGCCAAGCACAGCTCGATTTTTGACCAGTTGGAGGTCGTTTTCTACGAGGAAGTTGGTCGGCTCCCGGCGTTCATGAGGAAGACCCTGGTGCTTATAGGAGCCAGCGGGGTGGGCCGCTGCCACATTAAGAGTGCCCTGCTCAGCCAGAACCTGGACAAGTTTGCGTACCCCACCCCGTGTACCACACGGCCGCCCAGGAAGAGTGGGGAAGATGGGGAAAATACCACTTTGTCTCCACCGAAGAGATGACGAGGGGCATCTCTGCCAACGAATTCCTGGAGTTTGGCAGCTACCAGGGCAACGTGTTTGGCACCACATTTGAAACCCTGCACCAGATTCATAAGCAGGACAGGATTGCCATCCTGGACATTGAGCCCCAGACCCTGAAGATTGTCTGCACAGCAGAACTGTCATCGTTCATTGTGTTCATCGCACCCTCCGACCAGGGGGCACAGACAGAGGCCCTGCAGCAGCTGCAGAAAGACTCCGAGGCCATCCGCAGCCACTATGCGTACTACTTTGACCTCTCGCTGGTCAACAACGGTGTCGATGAAACCCTGAAGAAATTGCAAGAAGCCGTGGAGCAGGCGTGCAGTTCTCCAGAGTGGGTGCCCGTCTCCTGGGTTTACTAAGCTTGCAGAAGGAGGGAACTACCATCCCCCCTTCTGTAGCTGTGTGAACTGCATTCTCCTTGCTTTCAGACCAACAGGAGGCTCCCCTAGTTTTGTCAGCTTCCGGCACTCTGCTTCACTCCTCTATTTCCGCCGCCGGTGGGCGTCAGGCTGGTGCAGGCTCCTGACTGGGCTCTGACTTTCCTGCTAGATGGAGCCCCAGTGATCAGGGCTTCAGAAGGCTCTCTGGAAATCTGAGGCGGAAAGTACTGTCAAAACTCACCTGCTAACCAAGGATGGTGCGCACAGAGAGGAAAAGCTACGGACCTTGTTCTTTAAAGCCTGTGCGCCTTCACCTTTAATTACCCTGGGCATTTAATTGGTCTTGGAAGCATTTGTAACCTCAGCCTCAACTTTTAAAATGCCAAAATGAAACAGCTGCGCAATAGACGGATGTCTGCTCTAGGGAAACcctcaaaagcaataaaaatgttgTGTTAaaatgccaggaaaaaaaaacacacaaaaagattacttttttaaaaaattctatcacAAATTCATCCACTTTTAGCCAACTCGTTATACAAGGTAAGAATTCTCTTTATCTCCAACTTTGTGTATCCATTTACACCTATTTGATTCACTTGTTCGTAACAATTATGTTTAGATTACTCATGAAAATTTCATGAGGCATTAAAGAGCTAGCCATCAACttaagttatttttcttgctgACAAATTTTGTAACAGAGGTAACATGAATTCATTTGACTAGTAAACCCAGGTAGAATAAAAGTTGTATGCTTGAATTAATTCTAATGCTGATAATTTGAAGACATGCCTATTTTAATTAAGCCAAAAAACTTAAACTAGTTGAACTGGAAAAGCATTTGGGTTACTTTCTACATTTCTGAGAGTTTTAGGAATACTTAACATATATGCACTTATTTTAAACCAATTAAGTAGATCTTTTTTACAAATTTTGGCAATACCATCCAGAGGTAGAGTTACAAGTACATAACatacaggggcacgtgggtggctcaatttgttaagtgtctggttcttgatctctgctcaggtcatgatctcacggttcatgggatcaaatcccacctcaggctctgcgctgacagcgaggagcctgctttggattctcactctccctttctctgcccctccccctgcttgtgtgaatgcttgctctctctctctcaaaattaataaataaataaacttaaaaaatacatacatccaTAGGCATGCATAAACATACAG is part of the Prionailurus viverrinus isolate Anna chromosome C2, UM_Priviv_1.0, whole genome shotgun sequence genome and harbors:
- the LOC125175371 gene encoding LOW QUALITY PROTEIN: 55 kDa erythrocyte membrane protein-like (The sequence of the model RefSeq protein was modified relative to this genomic sequence to represent the inferred CDS: inserted 2 bases in 2 codons), with amino-acid sequence MRTAVSDLYLEHLLQKHSQPEAXSYQANAVTEGMYTNGWAAPGRLAQAKGQDIQKVGLIQFETVTQEPMGIILKLNDKQSCTVAMIHRQGSLHVGDESLEINGTNATNHSVERLQKAMKETKGTISLKVIPNQQNHLPALQMVMRAKFDYDPKKDHLIPCKEAGLKFVTRDIIKILSKDDSNWWQGQVEASSKESAGLILSPELQEWRVASVAQSAASEAPSCSPFGKKYKDQYLAKHSSIFDQLEVVFYEEVGRLPAFMRKTLVLIGASGVGRCHIKSALLSQNLDKFAYPTPCTTRPPRKSGEDGXKYHFVSTEEMTRGISANEFLEFGSYQGNVFGTTFETLHQIHKQDRIAILDIEPQTLKIVCTAELSSFIVFIAPSDQGAQTEALQQLQKDSEAIRSHYAYYFDLSLVNNGVDETLKKLQEAVEQACSSPEWVPVSWVY